In a single window of the Pongo abelii isolate AG06213 chromosome 1, NHGRI_mPonAbe1-v2.0_pri, whole genome shotgun sequence genome:
- the WNT2B gene encoding protein Wnt-2b yields MLRPGGAEEAAQLPLRRASAPVPVPSPAAPDGSRASARLGLACLLLLLLLTLPARVDTSWWYIGALGARVICDNIPGLVSRQRQLCQRYPDIMRSVGEGAREWIRECQHQFRHHRWNCTTLDRDHTVFGRVMLRSSREAAFVYAISSAGVVHAITRACSQGELSVCSCDPYTRGRHHDQRGDFDWGGCSDNIHYGVRFAKAFVDAKEKRLKDARALMNLHNNRCGRTAVRRFLKLECKCHGVSGSCTLRTCWRALSDFRRTGDYLRRRYDGAVQVMATQDGANFTAARQGYRRATRTDLVYFDNSPDYCVLDKAAGSLGTAGRVCSKTSKGTDGCEIMCCGRGYDTTRVTRVTQCECKFHWCCAVRCKECRNTVDVHTCKAPKKAEWLDQT; encoded by the exons ATGCTGAGACCGGGTGGTGCGGAGGAAGCTGCGCAGCTCCCGCTTCGGCGCGCCAGCGCCCCGGTCCCAGTGCCGTCGCCCGCGGCCCCCGACGGCTCCCGGGCTTCGGCCCGCCTAGGTCTTGCCTGCcttctgctcctgctgctgctgacgCTGCCGGCCCGCGTAGACACGTCCTGGTG GTACATTGGGGCACTGGGGGCACGAGTGATCTGTGACAATATCCCTGGTTTGGTGAGCCGGCAGCGGCAGCTGTGCCAGCGTTACCCAGATATCATGCGTTCAGTGGGCGAGGGTGCCCGAGAATGGATCCGAGAGTGTCAGCACCAATTCCGCCACCACCGCTGGAACTGTACCACCCTGGACCGGGACCACACCGTCTTTGGCCGTGTCATGCTCAGAA GTAGCCGAGAGGCAGCTTTTGTATATGCCATCTCATCAGCAGGGGTAGTCCACGCTATTACTCGTGCCTGTAGCCAGGGTGAACTGAGTGTGTGCAGCTGTGACCCCTACACCCGTGGCCGACACCATGACCAGCGTGGGGACTTTGACTGGGGTGGCTGCAGTGACAACATCCACTATGGTGTCCGTTTTGCCAAGGCCTTCGTGGATGCCAAGGAGAAGAGGCTTAAGGATGCCCGGGCCCTCATGAACTTACATAATAACCGCTGTGGTCGCACG gctgTGCGGCGGTTTCTGAAGCTGGAGTGTAAGTGCCATGGCGTGAGTGGTTCCTGTACTCTGCGCACCTGCTGGCGTGCACTCTCAGATTTCCGCCGCACAGGTGATTACCTGCGGCGGCGCTATGATGGGGCTGTGCAGGTGATGGCCACCCAGGATGGTGCCAACTTCACCGCAGCCCGCCAAGGCTATCGCCGTGCCACCCGGACTGATCTTGTCTACTTTGACAACTCTCCAGATTACTGTGTCTTGGACAAGGCTGCAG GTTCCCTAGGCACTGCAGGCCGTGTCTGCAGCAAGACATCAAAAGGAACAGACGGTTGTGAAATCATGTGCTGTGGCCGAGGGTACGACACAACTCGAGTCACCCGTGTTACCCAGTGTGAGTGCAAATTCCACTGGTGCTGTGCTGTACGGTGCAAGGAATGCAGAAATACTGTGGATGTCCATACTTGCAAGGCTCCCAAGAAGGCAGAGTGGCTGGACCAGACCTGA